The Brassica oleracea var. oleracea cultivar TO1000 chromosome C6, BOL, whole genome shotgun sequence genome includes a region encoding these proteins:
- the LOC106297451 gene encoding RING-H2 zinc finger protein RHA4a, which translates to METVDQIFLLFSIGMIIIILVFSCGGDSTSPTGLPAETIDQTPQPQPDIETGQRKVLMFKDIEQEEEGGGKQICSICLEEYEDDHEIMRLNKCEHIFHRFCIDSWLARHWSCPNCRRSVDLNS; encoded by the coding sequence ATGGAAACTGTTGATCAAATTTTCTTACTGTTCAGCATCGGCATGATCATAATTATACTCGTTTTTTCATGTGGCGGCGATAGTACTAGTCCCACAGGATTACCTGCCGAGACAATCGACCAAACTCCGCAGCCTCAACCAGACATTGAAACTGGACAAAGGAAAGTCCTAATGTTCAAAGATATCGAACAAGAAGAAGAAGGAGGCGGTAAACAGATTTGTTCAATTTGTTTGGAAGAGTACGAGGATGATCATGAGATTATGCGTTTAAACAAGTGTGAACATATTTTTCATCGTTTTTGCATTGACTCTTGGCTTGCACGTCACTGGAGCTGTCCAAATTGTCGTCGTTCTGTTGATCTGAATTCTTGA
- the LOC106299613 gene encoding uncharacterized protein LOC106299613, which translates to MATERSSSVILLSVLVLALVLSPILPCQAARAHLDVEGRMLLLLRAQRVPPPPPIRFCPACACCAPAPPGACCPCRCTNDP; encoded by the exons ATGGCAACCGAGCGATCAAGCTCAGTCATCCTCCTCTCTGTTCTTGTACTTGCTTTGGTCCTGTCTCCAATCCTTCCATGTCAGGCAGCTCGAGCGCATCTAGATG TTGAAGGGCGTATGCTGCTCCTGCTGAGAGCACAACGAGTACCACCGCCGCCACCAATTCGCTTCTGTCCTGCTTGTGCGTGTTGTGCACCGGCTCCACCAGGTGCTTGCTGCCCATGTCGATGCACTAATGATCCGTAA